TGATCACCCACGTCGGATGGTGCTCGCGCAAGAGGGCATCCACCGCATCGCGATCCGCGATGTCACCCTTGACGAACGCAAACCTGGGATTCGCTTTCACCTCGCTGAGATTCAGAAGATTGCCGGCGTACGTAAGTTTGTCGAGGACGACCACGCGCGCATCGTTTTGGCCCAGCGCCAAACGCACGAAGTTCGATCCGATGAACCCCGCGCCACCAGTCACGAGCATCGTCGTCATCTGCGTACCACTGCCGAAACGCTCTGGCGCAGGTTCAGGACCCGTGGGCACCGGAAGTGCCGTGCCCATTGCCTCGCTGGCCAGTTTTGCGTCCAACGCACACCAAGGTGACGCCGAAGGGAAACTTGCCGTGGCGCAGCACGTACTTCTCGGCGACCATGAGGCGCGTCAGAACCGTATTCAGCCACGGCGGTATGGCGACGAAGTCGTCGCGCTGCTCAATGGGCCGACCGCTGCGGTTGCGCTCGGTCAACTTCTTCCAGCGCCGGAAGAGCAGCAACGGCAGGAAGTACAGGGGCTGAAAGTAGGACAGCTTCACCACCTCGAACCCGTTCGCCAGCATCAGCGCGGCGACTTGCGAGACGCGGTAGCGACGGTAATGTCCGTAGATGTCGTCGTGATCGCCCCATAAGACCTGAAAGGCGGGCACGGTGATCACCACGGTGCCGCCCGGCCGCAGCACGCGGTGGATCTCCCGCAATCCGGCGACGTCATCCGGGATGTGCTCGATCACATCGATTGCGGTCACCAGGTCGAAACTAGCGCTCTTCAACGCGAGCGCGTCGAGCTTGCTGAGCATCAGGCGCTTGTAGCCGCGGCTCAGGCAGAAGCTGAGCGCCGGCAGCGCCAAGTCGCTGCCCGTCACCGCCCCGCGACTGCTGAGACGATCGAGCATGTTGCCCGGTCCGCAACCCGCATCGAGGATGTCGAGATCCTTGCGCGCCAGGAGCACGCGCGCGA
This genomic interval from Candidatus Binatia bacterium contains the following:
- a CDS encoding methyltransferase domain-containing protein — protein: MLDVEQQARYHQVGNSYWWLSGKYEIVMDCIARVLLARKDLDILDAGCGPGNMLDRLSSRGAVTGSDLALPALSFCLSRGYKRLMLSKLDALALKSASFDLVTAIDVIEHIPDDVAGLREIHRVLRPGGTVVITVPAFQVLWGDHDDIYGHYRRYRVSQVAALMLANGFEVVKLSYFQPLYFLPLLLFRRWKKLTERNRSGRPIEQRDDFVAIPPWLNTVLTRLMVAEKYVLRHGKFPFGVTLVCVGRKTGQRGNGHGTSGAHGS